A window of Patescibacteria group bacterium contains these coding sequences:
- a CDS encoding sigma-70 family RNA polymerase sigma factor, which translates to MHKKTLSKRQVHGKPAHKKRGKKPAPHQRPRYVRAEPPGADVLDRLVKKGMSRGFITENEVLFTFPDVEDYLPAYEEFIEAIDRIGIHFIEMKEGILGREKDRDDVYDKIRVSHDKEVKKEKKSSASDTGIPELTQDSIQMYLREIGKIPLLNGEQEVALAKRKERNDKEAERRLIEANLRLVVSIAKKFVGKQMSLLDLIQEGNIGLFRAVKKFEYRKGYKFSTYATWWIRQAITRALADQSRTIRIPVHMVETINRFMQVERQLIQDLGREPLPEEIAAEMSEPLEKVLHIRRISQDTVSLETSVGEDDEDSKLEDFIEDTKTISPDKAAARELLRDYVNEAMKDLSPREQKILEMRFGLTDGVSHTLEEVGKEFDVTRERIRQIEAKALEKIQQHQLIAKLRDY; encoded by the coding sequence ATGCATAAGAAGACCCTTTCAAAAAGGCAGGTCCACGGGAAACCAGCCCATAAGAAGCGCGGCAAGAAGCCCGCGCCCCACCAAAGGCCGCGCTACGTCCGCGCGGAGCCGCCTGGTGCCGACGTCCTCGACCGCCTCGTCAAGAAGGGGATGAGCCGCGGGTTCATCACGGAGAACGAGGTGCTTTTCACCTTCCCCGACGTGGAGGATTACCTTCCCGCCTACGAGGAGTTCATCGAGGCGATCGACCGCATCGGCATCCATTTCATCGAGATGAAGGAGGGGATCCTCGGGCGCGAGAAGGACCGCGACGACGTGTACGACAAGATCCGCGTGAGCCATGACAAGGAGGTCAAGAAGGAGAAGAAGAGCTCGGCGTCCGACACGGGCATCCCGGAGCTCACCCAGGACTCCATCCAGATGTACCTGCGCGAGATCGGCAAGATCCCGCTCTTGAACGGCGAGCAGGAAGTGGCGCTCGCCAAGCGCAAGGAACGCAACGACAAGGAGGCCGAACGCCGCCTCATCGAGGCGAACCTCCGATTGGTGGTGTCCATCGCCAAGAAGTTCGTGGGAAAGCAGATGTCGCTCCTTGACCTCATCCAGGAGGGGAACATCGGCCTGTTCCGCGCCGTGAAGAAGTTCGAGTATCGCAAGGGGTACAAGTTCTCCACCTACGCCACTTGGTGGATCCGCCAGGCCATCACCCGCGCGCTCGCCGACCAAAGCCGCACCATCCGCATCCCTGTGCACATGGTGGAGACCATCAACCGGTTCATGCAGGTGGAGCGCCAGCTCATCCAGGACCTCGGCCGCGAGCCGCTCCCCGAGGAGATCGCCGCGGAAATGAGCGAGCCGCTCGAGAAGGTTCTGCACATCCGCCGCATCAGCCAGGACACGGTGAGCCTTGAGACGAGCGTGGGCGAAGACGACGAGGACAGCAAGCTCGAGGACTTCATCGAGGACACCAAGACCATCAGCCCTGACAAGGCCGCCGCCCGCGAGCTCCTGCGCGACTACGTGAACGAGGCGATGAAGGACCTGTCCCCGCGCGAACAGAAGATCCTCGAGATGCGCTTCGGGCTTACGGACGGCGTGAGCCACACGCTCGAGGAGGTGGGCAAGGAATTCGACGTCACCCGCGAGCGCATCCGCCAGATCGAGGCCAAGGCGCTCGAAAAGATCCAGCAGCACCAGCTGATCGCGAAGTTGCGAGATTACTAA
- the ligA gene encoding NAD-dependent DNA ligase LigA: MTKAEAKARILELRKAIDAYRYEYHVLDKSSISDAALDSLKHELYALEQAHPDLITADSPTQRVGGKALARFPKVTHLRPMLSMEDVFSPQEFGDWYRRLAKLSDRERFDLFCMPKVDGLALSIVYEDGLLKSAATRGDGKIGEDVTANVRTIESVPLRLRLPPTTYPLPTTIEVRGEVYMPVAAFEAYNREMKKEGKEELVNPRNAAAGSVRQLDPAVTASRPLAFIAWDLVDDLGQTRQHEEWEILREMGFKAAEAKACKDAQEAEAFWRALQKKRERLGFWIDGMVARVDDNALYASLGVVGKTPRGLVAWKFPAEEATAVVRGIEWFVGRTGALTPVAALDPTFIAGTTVRHASLHNLDEIERLDVRVGDTVILYKAGDIIPKVKAVLKELRPAGSQATKAPKNCPVCGTKVVRREGEVAIVCPDKRCPAQDRENALHAARAFEIDGLGPQTVAQMLEQGLVKSAADLFALTSDDLLKLEGFAEVSAKKLADAIRAKKRIRLDKFILALGIRNVGEETARDLASHFGSLDGLIKADEQALTQVPNIGPVVATSVLEWFSDDENRDLVASYRKNGIVVGKGEKRAVSGVFSGKTVVITGTLSALSRDEAKEAVRSAGGKASESVSKKTDFVLVGESPGSKADDAKRLGVRILSEADFLRMLRPS, encoded by the coding sequence ATGACGAAGGCCGAAGCGAAGGCGCGCATCCTTGAGTTGCGAAAGGCGATCGACGCGTACCGTTACGAATACCACGTGCTCGACAAGAGCTCGATTTCGGATGCGGCGCTCGACAGCCTCAAGCACGAGCTGTACGCGCTCGAGCAGGCGCATCCGGACCTCATCACGGCGGACTCCCCGACGCAGCGCGTGGGCGGCAAGGCGCTCGCCAGGTTCCCCAAGGTCACGCACCTGCGGCCGATGCTCTCCATGGAAGACGTGTTTTCCCCGCAAGAGTTCGGAGACTGGTATCGTCGTCTGGCAAAGCTTAGCGACCGGGAGCGGTTCGACCTGTTCTGCATGCCGAAGGTCGACGGACTTGCCTTGTCCATCGTGTACGAGGATGGTCTTTTGAAATCGGCGGCCACGCGCGGGGATGGCAAGATCGGGGAGGACGTGACGGCGAACGTGCGCACGATCGAATCCGTCCCGCTCCGTCTGCGCCTACCCCCTACCACCTACCCCCTACCAACTACGATCGAAGTCCGAGGCGAAGTCTACATGCCGGTCGCGGCGTTCGAGGCGTACAACCGTGAGATGAAAAAGGAAGGGAAGGAGGAGCTGGTGAACCCGCGAAACGCGGCGGCCGGGAGCGTGCGCCAGCTCGACCCGGCGGTCACCGCCTCGCGTCCGCTCGCGTTCATCGCCTGGGACCTCGTCGACGACCTTGGACAGACGCGCCAGCATGAGGAATGGGAAATATTGCGCGAGATGGGGTTCAAGGCCGCGGAAGCCAAGGCATGCAAGGACGCGCAGGAAGCGGAGGCGTTCTGGAGGGCGTTGCAGAAAAAGCGCGAGCGACTTGGATTCTGGATCGACGGCATGGTGGCGCGGGTGGACGACAACGCGCTCTACGCGTCGCTTGGCGTCGTGGGCAAGACCCCGCGCGGGCTCGTCGCGTGGAAATTCCCGGCCGAGGAGGCGACGGCGGTCGTCCGCGGCATCGAGTGGTTCGTGGGGCGGACCGGGGCGCTGACCCCGGTCGCGGCGCTCGACCCGACGTTCATCGCCGGGACCACGGTGAGACACGCGTCGCTCCACAACCTCGACGAGATCGAGCGCCTCGACGTGCGCGTGGGAGACACGGTGATCCTGTACAAGGCCGGGGACATCATCCCGAAGGTGAAGGCCGTCCTGAAGGAGCTCAGGCCCGCAGGGTCGCAGGCAACGAAGGCGCCGAAGAACTGTCCGGTGTGCGGGACGAAGGTCGTCCGACGCGAAGGGGAAGTGGCGATCGTCTGCCCCGACAAGCGCTGTCCGGCGCAGGACCGTGAGAACGCCCTGCATGCCGCGCGCGCGTTCGAGATCGACGGCCTTGGCCCGCAGACCGTCGCGCAGATGCTCGAGCAGGGGCTCGTGAAGAGCGCCGCCGACCTGTTCGCGCTCACGAGCGACGACCTGCTCAAGCTCGAGGGGTTTGCCGAGGTTTCCGCGAAGAAGCTCGCGGACGCCATCCGCGCGAAGAAGCGCATCCGGCTCGACAAGTTCATCCTCGCGCTGGGCATCCGCAACGTGGGCGAGGAGACCGCGCGCGACCTCGCGTCGCATTTCGGCTCCCTTGACGGGCTCATCAAGGCCGACGAGCAGGCGCTCACCCAGGTGCCCAACATCGGCCCGGTGGTGGCCACGAGCGTCCTCGAATGGTTCTCGGACGACGAGAACCGCGACCTCGTCGCGTCGTACCGGAAGAACGGGATCGTCGTCGGGAAGGGGGAGAAGCGGGCCGTGAGCGGCGTTTTTTCCGGAAAGACCGTCGTCATCACCGGGACATTGTCCGCGCTCAGCCGCGATGAAGCCAAGGAAGCCGTTCGCTCCGCAGGCGGGAAGGCGTCCGAATCCGTGAGTAAGAAGACGGATTTCGTCCTGGTCGGGGAAAGCCCTGGGTCCAAGGCAGACGACGCGAAGCGGCTTGGCGTTCGCATCTTGTCTGAAGCCGATTTTCTCCGTATGCTTCGGCCATCCTGA
- the mnmA gene encoding tRNA 2-thiouridine(34) synthase MnmA, which produces MPGPKPKVLLGMSGGVDSSVAAALLLEQGYEVIGAFMRNWSDCAWRADRRDANRVAAQLGIPFLTLDFEKEYREKVIDEMFREFAAGRTPNPDVLCNRHVKFDLFAREADRLGCDFVATGHYARVQHGTDPTHALSLARGGVARLMRPADTEKDQTYFLWAIEPKVLPRVLFPLAGLTKPEVRAKAKALQLPVADKPDSVGICFVGEVDMKQFLAQRIPHVRGRIVTTDGRDVGTHDGLPFYTIGQREGLGVSASEPYYVVEKRMATNELVVGSAFDPGLFKKTVSANQANWFRRPQAGDRVGARIRHRGPIAPCTVDAVGDATVSITFDEPQRAVTPGQSIVFYDGDEVLGGGVLSS; this is translated from the coding sequence ATGCCCGGCCCAAAGCCCAAAGTCCTGCTCGGCATGTCCGGCGGCGTGGATTCGTCCGTGGCCGCGGCTTTGCTGCTGGAGCAGGGATATGAGGTGATCGGGGCGTTCATGAGGAACTGGAGCGACTGCGCCTGGAGGGCGGACAGGCGCGACGCGAACCGCGTCGCGGCCCAGCTTGGCATCCCGTTCCTCACGCTCGACTTCGAAAAGGAGTATCGGGAAAAGGTCATCGACGAGATGTTCCGCGAGTTTGCCGCCGGTCGCACGCCGAACCCGGACGTGCTGTGCAACAGGCATGTGAAGTTCGACCTGTTCGCGCGCGAGGCCGATCGCCTCGGATGCGACTTCGTCGCGACCGGGCATTATGCGCGGGTCCAGCACGGCACAGACCCCACCCATGCCCTCTCCTTGGCAAGGGGAGGGGTAGCTCGCCTGATGCGTCCTGCGGACACCGAAAAGGATCAGACCTATTTCCTTTGGGCCATCGAACCGAAGGTGCTGCCGAGGGTGCTGTTCCCGCTTGCGGGGCTCACGAAGCCCGAGGTCCGGGCGAAGGCGAAGGCGCTTCAGCTGCCGGTCGCGGACAAACCGGATAGCGTTGGGATCTGTTTTGTGGGGGAAGTGGACATGAAACAATTCCTTGCTCAACGCATCCCGCATGTCCGTGGAAGGATCGTCACGACCGACGGGCGGGACGTCGGCACGCACGACGGGTTGCCGTTCTACACGATCGGCCAGCGCGAAGGGTTGGGCGTTTCGGCGAGCGAGCCGTATTACGTGGTCGAGAAGCGGATGGCCACGAACGAGCTCGTCGTCGGCAGCGCCTTCGACCCGGGGTTGTTCAAGAAAACCGTGTCCGCGAATCAGGCGAACTGGTTCCGTCGCCCGCAGGCAGGGGACCGGGTAGGCGCGCGCATCCGGCACCGCGGGCCGATCGCGCCGTGCACGGTGGACGCGGTCGGCGACGCGACCGTATCCATCACGTTCGACGAGCCGCAGCGGGCCGTCACTCCGGGGCAATCCATCGTCTTTTACGACGGCGACGAGGTGCTCGGGGGAGGCGTTTTGTCATCCTGA
- the gatA gene encoding Asp-tRNA(Asn)/Glu-tRNA(Gln) amidotransferase subunit GatA produces MDLTSVTIREVGKRLAAREISSEDLVRACLSRVEAANGKLNALLDVDENGAFAAARIADKARKSGDDPGALAGIPIAIKDNVCVTGWTASAGSRILEPHRAAYDATVITRLRAAGAVLIGRANMDEFAMGSSTESSHYGPTKNPWDASRVPGGSSGGSAAAVASGMALAALGSDTGGSVRQPASLCGVTGLKPTYGRVSRYGLIALASSLDQIGPLTRSVEDAAIVMRAMEGEDDLDSTSVGPLETYVPELDQPSVAGLRIGIPKEYFLEGMDERVKASVMEAVAELKSQGATVHEVSLPHAEYALATYYLVMPAEASSNLARFDGIRYGYSASADSLKETYERSRGEGFGAEAKRRIMLGTYVLSKGYADAYYRQALKARTLIRRDFDEAFKEVDLIATPTSPTTAWKLGEKFADPLTMYLSDIYTVSANIAGIPAMSLPCGFADGLPIGLQLMARPFDEATLYRAGIAYQGVTDWHRRTPNL; encoded by the coding sequence ATGGACCTCACGTCAGTGACCATCCGGGAGGTCGGGAAGCGGCTCGCCGCGCGGGAGATCTCGAGCGAGGATTTGGTGCGCGCATGCCTCTCCCGCGTCGAAGCGGCGAATGGCAAGCTGAACGCGCTGCTCGACGTGGACGAGAACGGCGCATTTGCTGCCGCAAGGATCGCGGACAAGGCCCGCAAGTCCGGTGACGACCCAGGGGCGCTCGCCGGCATCCCGATCGCGATCAAGGACAACGTCTGCGTGACCGGCTGGACCGCCTCGGCCGGTTCGCGCATCCTTGAGCCGCATCGCGCCGCGTACGACGCGACGGTCATCACGCGCCTTAGGGCCGCCGGAGCGGTGCTCATCGGTCGCGCGAACATGGACGAGTTCGCGATGGGTTCTTCTACCGAATCGTCGCACTATGGCCCGACGAAGAACCCGTGGGACGCGTCACGGGTCCCGGGCGGCTCGTCCGGCGGCTCCGCCGCGGCCGTCGCCTCCGGCATGGCGCTTGCCGCGCTGGGCTCCGACACGGGCGGCTCGGTGCGCCAGCCCGCGTCGCTGTGCGGCGTGACCGGCCTCAAGCCCACGTACGGGCGCGTGTCGCGCTACGGCCTCATCGCGCTCGCGTCGAGCCTGGACCAGATCGGGCCGCTCACGCGCAGCGTGGAGGACGCCGCGATCGTCATGCGGGCCATGGAAGGGGAGGACGACCTGGATTCGACGAGCGTCGGCCCGCTCGAGACGTATGTGCCCGAGCTCGACCAGCCTTCGGTCGCGGGGCTGCGCATCGGCATCCCCAAGGAGTATTTCCTTGAGGGGATGGACGAGCGCGTGAAGGCGTCGGTGATGGAGGCCGTGGCCGAGCTGAAGAGCCAAGGCGCGACGGTGCACGAAGTGTCGCTTCCTCATGCGGAATATGCCCTCGCCACCTATTACCTCGTGATGCCGGCCGAAGCGAGCTCAAACCTCGCGCGGTTCGACGGCATCCGCTACGGCTACAGCGCGAGCGCCGACAGCCTCAAGGAAACCTACGAGCGCAGCCGCGGCGAGGGATTCGGCGCCGAGGCGAAGCGCCGCATCATGCTGGGAACCTACGTGCTGTCAAAGGGCTATGCCGACGCGTACTACCGCCAGGCGCTCAAGGCACGCACGCTCATCCGCCGCGATTTCGACGAGGCGTTCAAGGAGGTGGACCTGATCGCGACACCCACGAGTCCCACCACGGCCTGGAAGTTGGGCGAGAAGTTCGCGGACCCGCTCACCATGTACCTCTCCGACATCTACACCGTCTCCGCCAACATCGCCGGGATCCCAGCGATGTCGCTCCCGTGCGGGTTCGCCGACGGGCTCCCGATCGGCTTGCAGCTCATGGCCCGCCCGTTCGACGAGGCCACGCTCTATCGCGCCGGCATCGCGTATCAAGGTGTAACTGATTGGCATCGCCGAACACCAAATCTGTAA
- a CDS encoding sigma-70 family RNA polymerase sigma factor, with protein sequence MVNRKRPSHDDGTGALYREILRLPLLTRQQEQALGAAVTLRRKALAYAAALADPNSVQEPEARARLVEEARGVPVERWMREGDRAVRVLTERNVRLVFSMARRALRLPGVEVVDLVQEGMLGLIRAAERFDPDMGTRFSTYAVWWIRQAMQRGCGSVDGAATLPPNVQQRYVTYAQAHAYLTRRLKRRVSVEETCAWLGWNAKVGHDLLVHVRRAVPLEAQDVLEDGASREIVGDDAPGPEDLAGFLQARMRLRCMLAQLKPRERDILERRFALDGGEPESLQSIADDWGLSRERIRQIEEKLVRRLRDVQETAEIRFTRP encoded by the coding sequence ATGGTGAATAGGAAGCGGCCGTCGCATGACGACGGCACCGGCGCGCTTTACCGGGAGATCTTGCGCCTGCCGCTGCTCACGCGGCAGCAGGAGCAGGCGCTCGGCGCGGCCGTGACCCTGCGGCGAAAGGCGCTCGCGTACGCGGCCGCGCTCGCGGACCCGAATTCCGTGCAGGAGCCGGAGGCGCGCGCGCGGCTCGTCGAGGAGGCACGGGGCGTTCCGGTCGAGCGGTGGATGCGCGAGGGCGACCGGGCCGTGCGCGTGCTGACGGAACGCAACGTCCGTCTGGTCTTCTCCATGGCGCGCCGAGCCCTGCGGTTGCCGGGCGTGGAGGTGGTGGACCTGGTGCAGGAGGGGATGCTCGGCCTCATCCGCGCGGCCGAGCGTTTCGACCCCGACATGGGGACGAGGTTCTCCACCTATGCCGTATGGTGGATCCGCCAGGCGATGCAGCGCGGCTGCGGGTCCGTGGATGGCGCCGCCACGCTGCCGCCGAACGTGCAGCAGCGGTACGTGACCTACGCGCAGGCGCACGCGTACCTCACGCGCCGGCTCAAGAGGCGCGTGTCCGTGGAGGAGACGTGCGCCTGGCTGGGCTGGAACGCCAAGGTCGGGCATGACCTGCTCGTCCACGTGCGCAGGGCGGTCCCGCTCGAGGCCCAGGACGTCCTCGAGGACGGCGCCTCGCGCGAGATCGTGGGCGACGACGCCCCCGGTCCGGAGGACCTTGCCGGGTTCCTCCAGGCCCGCATGCGCTTGCGCTGCATGCTCGCGCAGCTCAAGCCAAGGGAACGCGACATCCTCGAGCGCCGCTTCGCGCTCGACGGCGGGGAACCCGAATCCCTTCAGTCCATCGCCGACGACTGGGGGCTTTCCCGAGAGCGCATCCGCCAGATCGAGGAAAAGCTCGTGCGGCGGCTGCGCGACGTGCAGGAGACCGCCGAGATCCGCTTCACGCGGCCGTGA
- the lgt gene encoding prolipoprotein diacylglyceryl transferase: MIPYIQFVSFQLGPLTIYVWGLMVALGILAGTWLAARLARERGLNPQVMWDLAFWGTLGGFVGARLAHVAFYAPETYLADPWRILAIRDGGYSSAGAIIGGILCGVLYLKWKKLSVAAYADVGAFGAPLGYAIGRVGCFLIHDHPGTLTSFVLGVKYPDGVRHDLGLYEALSGFALTLLFVVLWKRKAPAGSYAPLFLIWYGASRFFLDFLRATDGAIVDARYGNLTPAQWLGAALFVWGLWLYRRRVV; the protein is encoded by the coding sequence GTGATCCCATACATCCAATTCGTCTCGTTCCAGCTCGGTCCCCTCACCATCTATGTCTGGGGGTTGATGGTGGCGCTCGGCATCCTCGCCGGTACGTGGCTTGCCGCACGTCTCGCTCGCGAGCGGGGATTGAACCCGCAGGTGATGTGGGACCTGGCGTTCTGGGGGACGCTCGGCGGATTCGTCGGTGCGCGTCTCGCGCATGTCGCCTTTTATGCGCCCGAGACGTATCTCGCCGATCCGTGGCGGATCTTGGCGATCCGTGACGGCGGGTACTCGAGCGCGGGCGCGATCATCGGCGGCATCCTGTGCGGCGTGCTGTACCTGAAATGGAAGAAGCTGTCCGTCGCCGCGTACGCCGACGTCGGCGCGTTCGGGGCCCCGCTTGGCTACGCCATCGGCCGCGTCGGCTGTTTCCTCATCCACGACCACCCGGGGACGCTGACCAGCTTCGTCCTGGGCGTGAAGTATCCCGACGGGGTGCGCCACGACCTCGGGCTCTACGAGGCGTTGAGCGGATTCGCCCTCACCCTCCTGTTCGTCGTGCTCTGGAAGCGCAAGGCTCCGGCCGGGTCGTACGCGCCGCTGTTCCTCATCTGGTACGGCGCCTCCCGTTTCTTCCTCGACTTCCTGCGAGCGACCGACGGCGCCATCGTGGACGCACGCTACGGCAACCTCACCCCGGCGCAGTGGCTGGGCGCGGCCCTGTTCGTGTGGGGGCTGTGGCTGTATCGTCGCAGGGTCGTCTGA
- a CDS encoding sigma-70 family RNA polymerase sigma factor, whose protein sequence is MNEEEVIVQAKTDPEAFGRLYDAYYQPIFGFLYKRTGNAEAAKDLASETFFQALKNIRRYELRGKPFKSWLFAIAAAQAGTYFRGKARAFPVTSEECPEVAASDLYRPDVSAVVDEDVVDLKRQAGVVRRLLTKLNQKQQTILNLRFFSGQTVPEISATLGMKEGTIKSHIHRALNKLRGLVVAEEKRTQPDTYVRQGNAHARATAHPHRV, encoded by the coding sequence ATGAACGAAGAGGAGGTGATCGTCCAGGCAAAGACGGACCCCGAAGCGTTCGGCCGGTTGTACGACGCGTACTACCAGCCGATCTTCGGCTTTCTCTACAAGCGCACGGGCAACGCCGAAGCGGCCAAGGACCTCGCGAGCGAGACGTTTTTCCAGGCGCTCAAGAACATCCGGCGCTACGAGCTGCGTGGGAAGCCGTTCAAGAGCTGGCTGTTCGCCATCGCGGCGGCGCAGGCCGGCACCTACTTCCGCGGCAAGGCGCGGGCGTTCCCGGTCACGAGCGAGGAATGCCCCGAGGTGGCGGCAAGCGATCTGTATCGGCCCGACGTGAGCGCGGTGGTCGACGAGGATGTCGTGGATCTCAAGCGTCAGGCCGGGGTCGTACGGCGTCTGCTCACCAAGCTCAACCAAAAGCAGCAGACCATCCTCAACCTGCGCTTCTTCAGCGGCCAGACCGTTCCCGAGATTTCCGCCACGCTCGGCATGAAGGAGGGCACCATCAAGTCCCACATCCATCGCGCGCTCAATAAGCTGCGCGGACTCGTCGTCGCCGAGGAAAAGCGCACGCAACCCGACACCTATGTCCGCCAAGGAAACGCTCACGCTCGAGCGACTGCTCACCCGCATCGGGTCTGA
- the gatC gene encoding Asp-tRNA(Asn)/Glu-tRNA(Gln) amidotransferase subunit GatC encodes MPITPEEIRHLAHLSRLKLDEEDVAAYAKDLDAIVGYVDKLQDLDTKDVPEMEHVEDLVNVWREDVVGGCDPDARTRMIAAFPRHSGDLLEVDAVFADKTD; translated from the coding sequence ATGCCCATCACCCCCGAAGAAATCCGGCACCTGGCGCATCTCTCGCGGCTCAAGCTCGACGAGGAGGACGTTGCGGCGTATGCGAAGGACCTCGACGCCATCGTCGGGTACGTGGACAAGCTGCAGGATCTCGACACGAAGGACGTGCCGGAAATGGAGCATGTCGAGGATCTCGTAAACGTCTGGCGCGAAGATGTCGTCGGCGGATGCGATCCGGACGCGCGTACGCGCATGATCGCGGCGTTCCCGCGGCACAGCGGCGACCTGCTCGAGGTGGATGCCGTGTTCGCGGACAAGACGGACTGA
- a CDS encoding DNA primase, translating to MDPKEEIKQKTDIAELIGGYLTLKPSGMASFKGLCPFHAEKSPSFHVSTDKQIFHCFGCSEGGDCFSFVMKMEGMEFPEALKFLGDKVGVEVKRYDSTEGNERARLVAVNELAAKFYRKVLMDSPAAEQARAYVAGRGIGAELAEKFGLGYAPDAWDTLSSFLQKKGYRDGDGEKAGLTQRRKSGVGHIDRFRHRLMIPLCDQHGAVVGFTGRIIPTPYLPTEASAKVGPLPPPPSDGPKYMNSPETAVYHKGSLLYGLHLAKQAIKRAGSVVIVEGNLDVIASHKAGVENVVGSSGTALTEEQLALLKRFTGTIAFSFDRDAAGFKAAQKGIALARAMGFDVRATVLPQEAGKDPDEAVQKDPALWREAAGRSVPIMQFMIERAVLGRDLSDVDDKRAVSALILPELRLVTDVVEREHWLQTVADLLRTDIGALRSAIGPATRTAPAPARDLPPTSSRSSKQDASARALVGLAIQSPSWFDRVAKTLGSLPLPEPWATLYSLVKDQYHLPQTDLPGQTGPYGRLRSAIEAHASQADLVPLLDTAALDAERLLAGVAEKDLPGQVTELVHILVAADAKRRREAIEADIRRAERDGDREAVERLIKELTSLR from the coding sequence ATGGACCCCAAAGAGGAGATCAAACAGAAGACCGACATCGCGGAGCTGATCGGCGGCTATTTGACGCTCAAGCCGTCGGGCATGGCGAGCTTCAAGGGGCTCTGCCCGTTCCATGCCGAGAAGTCGCCTTCGTTCCACGTTTCGACGGACAAGCAGATTTTCCATTGCTTCGGCTGCTCGGAAGGGGGCGACTGCTTCTCGTTCGTGATGAAGATGGAGGGGATGGAGTTCCCGGAGGCGCTCAAGTTCCTGGGCGACAAGGTCGGAGTGGAGGTGAAGCGCTACGACTCGACGGAAGGGAACGAGCGCGCGCGGCTCGTGGCCGTGAACGAGCTTGCGGCGAAGTTCTATCGGAAGGTGCTCATGGATTCTCCGGCCGCGGAACAGGCCCGGGCCTACGTGGCTGGGCGCGGAATCGGCGCGGAACTCGCCGAGAAGTTCGGGCTCGGCTACGCGCCGGACGCCTGGGACACGCTGTCGTCGTTCCTGCAAAAGAAAGGATATCGGGACGGGGACGGGGAAAAGGCCGGACTGACGCAACGGCGGAAGTCGGGCGTCGGCCACATCGACCGGTTCCGCCATCGCCTGATGATCCCGCTGTGCGACCAGCACGGCGCCGTCGTCGGCTTCACCGGCCGCATCATCCCTACCCCCTACCTGCCCACCGAAGCTTCAGCGAAGGTGGGCCCCCTCCCCCCTCCCCCCTCCGACGGCCCAAAATACATGAACTCGCCGGAGACGGCGGTGTATCACAAGGGGAGCCTCCTGTACGGCCTCCATCTTGCCAAGCAGGCCATCAAGCGCGCCGGGAGCGTGGTGATCGTGGAAGGGAATCTCGACGTGATCGCCTCGCACAAGGCCGGCGTCGAGAACGTCGTCGGCAGTTCGGGGACCGCGCTCACCGAGGAACAGCTCGCGCTCCTCAAGCGGTTCACGGGGACGATCGCGTTCTCGTTCGACCGCGACGCGGCCGGGTTCAAGGCGGCGCAGAAGGGGATCGCGCTCGCGCGCGCGATGGGGTTTGACGTGCGCGCGACGGTGCTTCCGCAAGAGGCCGGCAAGGACCCGGACGAGGCGGTGCAGAAGGATCCGGCGCTCTGGCGTGAAGCGGCGGGCCGGTCGGTGCCGATCATGCAGTTCATGATCGAGCGAGCGGTGCTCGGGCGGGACTTGAGCGACGTGGATGACAAGCGCGCCGTGTCCGCGCTCATCCTGCCGGAGCTGCGGCTCGTCACCGACGTGGTGGAGCGGGAACATTGGCTGCAGACCGTGGCGGACCTGCTTCGGACCGACATCGGGGCGCTGCGATCGGCCATCGGACCCGCGACGCGGACCGCCCCTGCCCCCGCCCGCGACCTCCCGCCGACCTCTTCGCGCAGCTCCAAGCAAGACGCGTCGGCTCGCGCCCTGGTCGGCCTGGCCATCCAAAGCCCGTCCTGGTTCGACCGCGTCGCGAAAACGCTCGGCAGCCTGCCGCTGCCGGAGCCTTGGGCCACGCTTTACAGCCTTGTCAAGGACCAGTATCATCTCCCCCAGACAGACCTCCCGGGCCAAACGGGTCCTTACGGCCGATTACGTTCAGCCATCGAAGCGCATGCGAGCCAGGCGGACTTGGTCCCCCTGCTCGACACCGCCGCGCTCGACGCCGAACGGCTCCTCGCGGGCGTGGCCGAGAAGGATCTCCCGGGACAGGTCACCGAATTGGTCCACATCCTCGTCGCAGCCGATGCCAAGCGCCGGCGCGAAGCGATCGAGGCGGACATCCGTCGCGCCGAGCGCGACGGCGACCGCGAGGCGGTCGAGCGTCTAATCAAGGAACTCACATCGCTGCGCTGA
- a CDS encoding DUF302 domain-containing protein, translating to MEFAYTVSTPKTFDEAVSSVQDEIAKAGMRVLYVHDVQKSLGEKGFERGPFKIIEFCNAKFAHAFLEIDVDIGLCLPCKVNVYVKDGQTVISAMRPIVLTRFFPQADLGERPGEIDATVTSVVDRAR from the coding sequence ATGGAATTCGCCTACACGGTCTCGACCCCGAAAACGTTCGACGAAGCCGTCTCAAGCGTCCAGGACGAGATTGCCAAGGCGGGCATGCGCGTCTTGTACGTGCACGACGTGCAAAAATCGCTCGGCGAAAAAGGGTTCGAGCGCGGGCCGTTCAAGATCATCGAGTTTTGCAACGCCAAGTTCGCCCATGCGTTCCTGGAGATCGACGTCGACATCGGGCTTTGCCTGCCCTGCAAGGTCAACGTGTACGTGAAGGACGGCCAGACCGTCATTTCCGCCATGCGGCCGATCGTCCTCACGCGATTCTTCCCGCAGGCGGACCTGGGCGAGAGACCCGGGGAAATCGACGCGACGGTGACGTCCGTGGTCGACCGCGCGAGATAA